One region of Betaproteobacteria bacterium genomic DNA includes:
- a CDS encoding TolC family protein has translation MPPRLGTLLLALVLSGSAWAEPLPGASVESLLAVARESSPDIRMSRLEAEAARERIGPAGALPDPMLRIELENITRNGKQNATLDPTRVGDTKYTLLQPLPFWGKRDLKREVASAEATQAEGRASDTWNEVASRIKSLYAQYWLTSQTLQLTRENLELTRQLEQIAQVRYASGLAAQQDAIRAQVERSNLDTELVGMESEYRQMASFINAMLARPGNPSLAEPTTLRPIPPQIDTAKLNERLLAANPQLAIESARIGGAEKSRDLAYRNRYPDFTVGVAPMQVQNRVDAWSLMLEMNLPLQQGTRRSQERESERMLEAANARKEALGHRLHGELSGALAGLDAARSTEQITRNRLLPQADLTFKSALAGYENGKVDFATLLDAQRQIRNAKAALLRAQASQQIRLADIERLIGEDL, from the coding sequence ATGCCCCCCCGTCTCGGCACACTGCTGCTGGCGCTCGTCCTGAGCGGTTCGGCGTGGGCCGAGCCGCTACCCGGTGCCAGTGTAGAATCCCTGCTCGCCGTCGCCCGTGAAAGCAGTCCGGACATTCGCATGAGCCGCCTCGAAGCCGAAGCGGCGCGCGAACGCATAGGCCCGGCCGGCGCCCTGCCCGACCCGATGCTGCGCATTGAACTGGAAAACATCACGCGCAACGGCAAGCAGAACGCCACGCTCGACCCGACCCGCGTCGGCGACACCAAATACACGCTGCTCCAGCCGCTGCCCTTCTGGGGCAAGCGTGACCTGAAACGCGAAGTCGCCAGCGCCGAAGCAACGCAAGCCGAAGGCCGGGCCAGCGATACCTGGAACGAAGTCGCCAGCCGCATCAAGAGCCTCTACGCCCAATACTGGCTGACCAGCCAGACCCTGCAACTGACCCGTGAGAACCTTGAACTGACCCGCCAGCTGGAGCAGATCGCCCAAGTGCGCTACGCCAGCGGACTGGCCGCGCAGCAAGACGCGATTCGCGCCCAGGTTGAACGCAGCAACCTGGACACCGAACTGGTTGGCATGGAGAGCGAGTATCGCCAGATGGCCAGCTTCATCAACGCCATGCTCGCCCGTCCGGGCAACCCGTCGCTGGCCGAACCAACAACCCTGCGGCCGATTCCGCCACAAATCGATACCGCCAAATTGAACGAGCGCCTGCTTGCCGCCAATCCGCAACTGGCCATCGAGTCGGCCCGCATCGGTGGAGCCGAGAAAAGTCGCGACCTGGCCTATCGCAACCGATATCCGGATTTCACCGTCGGTGTGGCGCCCATGCAGGTGCAAAACCGTGTCGACGCCTGGAGCCTGATGTTGGAGATGAACCTGCCCTTGCAACAGGGCACCCGGCGCAGCCAGGAACGCGAAAGCGAGCGCATGCTGGAAGCGGCCAACGCTCGCAAGGAAGCGCTTGGCCACCGTCTGCACGGCGAACTATCCGGCGCCCTGGCCGGGCTGGACGCCGCCCGCAGCACCGAACAGATCACCCGCAACCGCCTGCTGCCGCAGGCCGACCTGACCTTCAAATCGGCATTGGCCGGCTACGAGAACGGCAAGGTGGATTTCGCCACCCTGCTCGACGCCCAGCGCCAGATCCGCAACGCCAAGGCCGCCCTGCTGCGCGCCCAGGCCAGCCAGCAGATACGCCTGGCCGACATTGAACGACTCATTGGAGAAGACCTGTGA
- a CDS encoding copper-binding protein, with the protein MGTPISKGIAMRLLLALMLSISLPAFAQHDQHDQHAGHMAAMQAAPLSDGTVKKIDKVANEVVIQHGQLDSIGMPPMTMSFGVADKSWINKLKAGDKIRFAAEMKGGSPIVSRYEMAK; encoded by the coding sequence ATGGGCACACCAATTTCCAAAGGAATCGCCATGCGCCTGCTGCTCGCCCTCATGCTCTCTATCAGCCTCCCCGCTTTCGCCCAGCACGACCAGCACGACCAGCACGCTGGCCACATGGCCGCGATGCAAGCGGCACCACTATCGGACGGCACCGTCAAGAAGATCGACAAGGTTGCTAACGAAGTGGTCATCCAGCACGGCCAGCTCGACAGCATCGGCATGCCGCCGATGACCATGAGCTTTGGCGTCGCCGACAAGAGCTGGATCAACAAACTGAAGGCCGGCGACAAGATCCGTTTCGCCGCTGAAATGAAGGGTGGCAGCCCAATCGTCAGCCGCTACGAAATGGCCAAGTAA
- a CDS encoding efflux RND transporter periplasmic adaptor subunit, whose amino-acid sequence MKTGPLFIFIAVALTIGGFAGGYQFAQQKTDGAAAVATVNPEKQPKKKLLYYRNPMGLPDTSPTPKKDQMGMDYIPVYEGEEDGGGDSGLKISAEKIQKMGVKVEPAKLQVLDKSVRASGRIEVDESRLTTVTAKFEGYIERLYVNTTNQPVGRGQPLFEVYSPELVSAQREYAIAAQGVGKLDNAGGEAQDAMRQLADASLQRLKNWDISEAQIKALAQSGKSHHTLTFRSPASGIVTEKKAIQGMRFMPGEALYQIADLSSVWVQADVFEQDIGAVHVGQKAKIRINAYPGEAFEGRIAYVYPTLNAATRTVPVRIELANPKGRLKPAMFAEVDIPVAGATQVVTVPNSAVIDSGNKQVVIVQLGEGRFDPRPVKLGQRGSDFVQVLEGIKEGESVVVSANFLIDAESNLKAALGGMQKAEEPKAAAAGHHGEGTLNAIDAESGSVTISHQPIASLKWPAMKMDFMLANPSLVSGLKPGAAISFEFVERSPGEWVITSLVKK is encoded by the coding sequence GTGAAAACCGGCCCCCTATTCATCTTTATCGCCGTCGCCCTGACCATCGGCGGTTTTGCCGGCGGTTATCAGTTTGCCCAGCAAAAGACGGATGGCGCGGCAGCCGTTGCCACGGTCAACCCGGAAAAACAGCCAAAAAAGAAACTTTTGTATTACCGCAACCCGATGGGCCTGCCCGACACTTCGCCGACGCCGAAGAAAGACCAGATGGGCATGGACTACATCCCGGTCTATGAAGGCGAGGAGGATGGTGGCGGTGATAGTGGCCTGAAAATCAGCGCCGAGAAAATCCAGAAAATGGGTGTCAAGGTCGAACCAGCCAAGCTGCAAGTGCTCGACAAGTCGGTCCGCGCCAGTGGTCGCATCGAAGTCGACGAAAGCCGTCTGACAACGGTGACCGCCAAGTTCGAAGGCTATATCGAGCGGCTTTACGTCAACACCACCAACCAGCCGGTCGGTCGCGGCCAGCCGCTGTTCGAGGTATACAGCCCGGAACTGGTCTCGGCCCAGCGCGAATACGCCATCGCGGCGCAAGGCGTCGGCAAGCTGGACAACGCCGGCGGCGAAGCACAGGACGCCATGCGCCAACTGGCCGACGCCAGCCTGCAACGCCTGAAGAACTGGGACATCTCCGAAGCGCAGATCAAGGCTCTGGCCCAGTCCGGCAAAAGTCATCACACCCTGACCTTCCGCTCGCCAGCCAGCGGCATCGTCACCGAGAAAAAAGCCATCCAGGGCATGCGTTTCATGCCCGGCGAAGCGCTCTACCAGATCGCCGACCTCTCCAGCGTCTGGGTGCAGGCCGATGTTTTCGAGCAGGACATTGGCGCGGTGCACGTCGGTCAGAAAGCCAAAATCCGCATCAACGCCTACCCCGGCGAAGCCTTCGAAGGCCGCATCGCCTACGTTTATCCGACGCTGAACGCCGCCACCCGCACGGTGCCGGTGCGCATTGAACTGGCCAACCCGAAAGGCCGCCTCAAACCAGCGATGTTCGCCGAAGTCGACATCCCGGTTGCTGGCGCTACGCAAGTTGTCACGGTGCCGAACTCGGCGGTGATTGATAGCGGCAACAAGCAAGTCGTCATCGTCCAGCTCGGCGAAGGCCGCTTCGACCCTCGACCGGTCAAGCTCGGCCAGCGCGGCAGCGATTTCGTGCAAGTGCTCGAAGGCATAAAGGAAGGTGAATCTGTGGTTGTTTCCGCCAACTTCCTGATTGATGCGGAAAGTAATCTGAAGGCAGCGCTGGGCGGCATGCAGAAAGCCGAAGAGCCCAAGGCTGCGGCAGCCGGCCACCATGGCGAAGGCACGCTGAATGCCATCGATGCCGAGAGTGGCAGTGTGACGATCAGCCACCAGCCGATTGCCAGTCTGAAATGGCCGGCCATGAAGATGGATTTCATGTTGGCGAATCCTTCGCTGGTTTCTGGATTGAAACCGGGGGCAGCGATTTCGTTTGAGTTTGTTGAGCGGAGTCCGGGGGAATGGGTGATTACTTCTTTGGTGAAGAAGTAA
- a CDS encoding heavy metal response regulator transcription factor translates to MKILIVEDEAKTGDYLRQGLGEAGFVADLVRNGVDGMHEGLAGDYDLLILDVNLPGLDGWQVLKALRAAGRDLPVLFLTARDQVEDRVKGLELGADDYLVKPFAFSELLARVRTLLRRGRVREAESLSIADLELDALKRRATRAGQRIDLTAKEFALLELFLRRQGEVLARSFIASQVWDMNFDSDTNVVEVAIRRLRAKVDDDFTPKLIHTLRGMGYVMEIR, encoded by the coding sequence ATGAAGATACTGATCGTCGAAGACGAAGCAAAGACAGGCGACTACCTCCGGCAGGGCCTGGGCGAGGCCGGCTTTGTAGCCGACTTGGTGCGCAATGGCGTGGACGGCATGCACGAAGGACTGGCGGGCGACTACGACCTGCTGATCCTCGATGTCAATTTGCCGGGGTTGGACGGCTGGCAGGTCCTGAAAGCACTGCGCGCTGCCGGGCGCGATCTGCCGGTACTGTTCCTGACCGCGCGCGACCAGGTCGAGGACCGGGTGAAAGGACTGGAACTCGGTGCCGATGATTATCTGGTCAAACCCTTTGCCTTCTCGGAGCTGCTGGCTCGTGTTCGCACGCTGCTGCGCCGGGGGCGGGTCAGGGAAGCCGAGAGCTTGAGTATTGCCGATCTGGAGCTGGATGCGCTGAAGCGGCGGGCCACTCGCGCTGGCCAGCGGATCGACCTGACGGCCAAGGAGTTTGCGCTGCTTGAACTTTTCCTGCGTCGGCAGGGCGAAGTGCTGGCCCGCAGCTTCATCGCCTCGCAGGTCTGGGACATGAATTTTGATTCCGACACCAATGTCGTCGAAGTCGCCATCCGCCGTCTGCGCGCCAAGGTCGATGATGACTTTACGCCTAAACTGATCCATACCCTGCGCGGCATGGGGTACGTGATGGAAATCCGCTGA
- a CDS encoding efflux RND transporter permease subunit, which yields MLNALINWSARNRFLVLLATLFIVIAGIWSVMKTPLDAIPDLSDVQVILYTEFPGQAPQVVEDQVTYPLTTALLSVPKSKVVRGFSFFGASFVYVIFEDNTDIYWARSRVLEYVNSVSGKLPKGVNPTLGPDATGVGWVFQYAVMAKNKTLAELRTLQDWYLRYQLAKAPGVAEVASIGGFVQQYQVTVDPIKLKTYGIPLMRVSEVIRNSNRDVGGRTLEMAETEYMVRGRGYLRGKDDIANLVLKSQNGTPVRVADIGRVELVADERRGITELNGEGEVVSGIVMSRFGLNALDVIHNVKTKIAEISAGLPEGVSIVTTYDRSELIERAITTLKHTLVEESIIVALVCIVFLLHLRSALVAILMLPVGILAAFIGMRALGINANIMSLGGVAIAVGAMIDAAIVMIENAHKHLERLKPGESRSEAMIAACKEVGPALFFSLLIITVSFLPVFTLEAQEGRLFAPLAWTKTFSMAAAALLSVTLVPVLMLVFIRGHIRPEAENPVNRFLIRIYRPIIASVMNWKKTTIVLALVAIAISIIPASRLGSEFMPTLNEGTLFYMPTTLPGLSVTKAAELLQTQNKIIKSFPEVASVFGKAGRAQTATDPAPMEMFETVINLKPESEWRAGMTTDKLIAELDKALQFPGVANSWTMPIKARIDMLSTGIRTPIGIKVFGTDLVEMERLARQIETVVKAVPGTSSAFAERITGGYYLDIIPDRNALARYGLSVGEVMDVVSAALGGEMVTTTVEGRERFGVTVRYPRDMRSDPQAIARDILVPIPAEMGGAASMIPLGQLAEVKITTGAPAIRTENALLSAYIYVDIRDRDIGSYVAEARQAVNDKVKFTPGTYVTWSGQFEYMERATQKLKVVVPITLLIIFLLLYLNFRRITETLIVMLSVPFALVGGVWLMWLLGYNLSVAAAIGFIALAGVAAETGVVMLIYLDQAWQEVQVKCRDEGRPAKAADLYAAVMEGAVERVRPKMMTVTAIMAGLLPILWGTGTGSEVMSRIAAPMVGGMISSTVLTLAVIPAIYALVKQRQLQNQGAQLAASAR from the coding sequence ATGCTTAATGCCCTCATCAACTGGTCCGCCAGAAACCGCTTCCTGGTCCTCCTGGCAACCTTATTCATCGTCATCGCCGGCATCTGGTCGGTGATGAAAACCCCCCTCGATGCCATTCCTGACCTCTCCGACGTCCAGGTCATCCTGTACACCGAATTCCCCGGCCAGGCACCGCAGGTCGTCGAGGATCAGGTCACCTATCCGCTGACCACCGCTCTGCTCTCCGTCCCGAAATCCAAAGTTGTCCGCGGTTTCTCTTTCTTTGGCGCCTCCTTCGTTTACGTCATTTTCGAGGACAACACCGACATCTACTGGGCGCGTTCACGCGTGCTGGAGTACGTCAATTCGGTCTCCGGCAAGTTGCCGAAAGGTGTCAATCCGACCCTCGGCCCTGACGCCACCGGTGTCGGCTGGGTGTTTCAATACGCGGTCATGGCCAAGAACAAGACGCTGGCCGAATTGCGCACGCTGCAGGACTGGTACTTGCGCTACCAACTGGCCAAGGCGCCGGGCGTCGCCGAAGTGGCGAGCATTGGCGGTTTTGTCCAGCAGTACCAGGTCACGGTCGATCCGATCAAGCTAAAGACGTACGGCATTCCATTGATGCGCGTTTCGGAAGTCATCCGTAATTCGAATCGCGACGTTGGCGGCCGGACGCTGGAAATGGCCGAGACGGAATACATGGTGCGCGGCCGGGGTTATCTGCGCGGCAAGGATGACATTGCGAATCTCGTGCTCAAGTCCCAGAACGGCACGCCGGTGCGCGTCGCCGATATCGGGCGCGTCGAACTGGTTGCCGACGAGCGGCGCGGCATTACCGAATTGAACGGCGAAGGCGAAGTCGTTTCCGGCATCGTCATGTCCCGTTTCGGCCTCAATGCGCTGGACGTCATCCACAACGTCAAGACCAAGATCGCCGAGATCAGCGCTGGCTTGCCGGAAGGCGTCAGCATCGTGACGACTTATGACCGCTCGGAACTGATCGAGCGCGCCATCACCACGCTCAAGCACACGCTGGTCGAAGAAAGCATCATCGTTGCGCTGGTCTGCATCGTTTTCCTGCTCCATCTACGCTCGGCGCTGGTCGCCATCCTGATGCTGCCAGTCGGCATTCTCGCGGCCTTCATCGGCATGCGAGCGCTCGGCATCAACGCCAACATCATGAGTCTGGGTGGCGTGGCGATTGCCGTCGGGGCGATGATCGATGCGGCCATCGTGATGATCGAAAATGCCCACAAGCATCTGGAGCGCCTCAAGCCCGGCGAATCGCGCAGCGAAGCGATGATTGCCGCCTGCAAGGAAGTCGGCCCGGCGCTGTTCTTCAGCCTGCTCATCATTACCGTCTCCTTCCTGCCCGTGTTCACGCTGGAAGCCCAGGAAGGCCGGCTGTTCGCCCCGCTGGCCTGGACCAAGACCTTCTCGATGGCCGCTGCGGCGCTGCTCTCGGTAACGCTGGTGCCGGTGCTGATGCTGGTCTTCATTCGCGGCCACATCCGCCCTGAAGCCGAAAACCCGGTCAATCGCTTCCTGATCCGCATCTATCGGCCGATCATCGCCAGCGTCATGAACTGGAAGAAAACCACCATCGTGCTGGCGCTGGTCGCCATCGCGATCAGCATCATTCCGGCCAGCCGCTTGGGTTCGGAATTCATGCCGACGCTTAACGAAGGCACGCTGTTCTACATGCCGACCACCCTGCCCGGCCTGTCGGTGACCAAGGCGGCCGAGCTGTTGCAGACGCAGAACAAGATCATCAAGAGCTTCCCGGAAGTTGCTTCAGTTTTCGGCAAGGCTGGCCGCGCCCAGACGGCGACCGACCCGGCGCCGATGGAAATGTTCGAGACGGTGATCAATCTGAAGCCGGAATCCGAATGGCGGGCCGGCATGACCACCGACAAGCTCATCGCCGAACTCGACAAGGCTCTGCAATTCCCCGGCGTCGCCAACTCCTGGACGATGCCGATCAAGGCGCGTATCGACATGCTGTCGACTGGCATCCGCACGCCGATTGGCATCAAGGTCTTCGGCACCGATCTGGTTGAAATGGAACGCCTGGCGCGCCAGATTGAAACCGTCGTCAAGGCCGTGCCCGGCACCAGTAGCGCCTTTGCCGAACGCATTACCGGCGGCTACTACCTCGACATCATCCCCGACCGCAACGCGCTGGCTCGCTACGGCCTGAGCGTTGGCGAAGTGATGGATGTTGTTTCTGCCGCGCTCGGCGGCGAAATGGTCACCACCACGGTCGAAGGCCGCGAACGCTTCGGCGTCACCGTGCGCTACCCGCGCGACATGCGCAGCGACCCGCAAGCCATCGCCCGCGACATTCTCGTCCCAATACCGGCCGAAATGGGCGGTGCCGCCAGCATGATCCCGCTCGGCCAACTGGCCGAAGTCAAGATCACCACCGGCGCCCCGGCCATCCGCACGGAAAACGCCCTGCTCTCGGCCTACATCTACGTCGACATCCGCGACCGCGACATCGGTTCCTACGTGGCTGAAGCGCGGCAGGCGGTCAACGACAAGGTCAAGTTCACGCCCGGCACCTACGTCACCTGGAGCGGCCAGTTCGAGTACATGGAACGCGCCACCCAGAAGCTCAAGGTCGTCGTGCCGATTACCTTGCTGATCATCTTCCTGCTGCTCTACCTCAACTTCCGACGCATCACCGAAACGCTTATCGTCATGCTCTCGGTGCCCTTCGCGCTGGTCGGCGGGGTCTGGCTGATGTGGCTGCTCGGCTACAACCTGTCGGTCGCCGCTGCCATTGGCTTCATCGCGCTGGCTGGCGTCGCGGCCGAAACCGGCGTCGTCATGCTGATCTATCTCGATCAGGCCTGGCAGGAAGTGCAAGTAAAATGCCGTGATGAAGGCCGCCCGGCAAAGGCTGCCGACCTCTACGCGGCAGTGATGGAAGGCGCCGTCGAACGCGTCCGCCCCAAGATGATGACCGTCACCGCCATCATGGCCGGCCTGCTGCCCATTCTCTGGGGCACAGGAACCGGTTCGGAAGTCATGAGCCGCATCGCCGCGCCCATGGTCGGCGGGATGATTTCATCGACTGTGCTGACCTTGGCGGTGATCCCGGCGATCTACGCACTGGTCAAGCAACGTCAGTTGCAAAACCAAGGTGCCCAGTTGGCTGCGAGCGCTCGC
- a CDS encoding OmpA family protein, translating to MSEEKPAATVSDDKVIYFPLRVAIVDDAGKQKLRQHAQYLKQNPKSFVMLLGYIDDEGSRSYNLAITEQRILAVRKLLRTYGAPMKQIRRKSEKTQSKCASADCRQKMRKVELIFSP from the coding sequence GTGTCAGAGGAGAAACCGGCGGCGACGGTCAGCGATGACAAGGTGATCTATTTTCCATTGCGCGTTGCCATCGTCGATGACGCCGGGAAACAAAAGCTGCGGCAACACGCCCAATATTTGAAGCAAAACCCGAAGTCGTTTGTGATGCTGCTCGGCTACATCGACGACGAGGGTAGCCGAAGCTATAACCTGGCAATCACTGAACAACGAATTTTGGCAGTCAGGAAACTGCTCCGCACCTATGGCGCGCCCATGAAGCAAATTCGTCGCAAAAGTGAAAAAACACAATCCAAATGCGCCTCTGCCGACTGCCGACAAAAAATGCGCAAGGTGGAGCTGATTTTCTCGCCCTGA